One genomic segment of Pseudorca crassidens isolate mPseCra1 chromosome X, mPseCra1.hap1, whole genome shotgun sequence includes these proteins:
- the GRIPAP1 gene encoding GRIP1-associated protein 1 isoform X4 → MAQALSEEEFQRMQAQLLELRTNNYQLSDELRKNGVELTSLRQKVAYLDKEFNKAQKALSKSKKAQLCSQMEQLERENQQLKDGAARAGAAQAGSLVDGELLRLQAENTALQKNVAALQERYGKEAGRSPAASEDQGDPLGGPASPVLAPMPLAEVELKWEMEKEEKRLLWEQLQGLEQTLKQAETSRLQEELAKLAEKLKKKQESFCRLQTEKETLFNDSRNKIEELQQRKEADLKAQLARTQKLQQELEAANQSLAELRDQRQGELLEHAAALRALQDQVSIQSADAQEQVEGLLAENNALRTSLAALEQIQTAKTQELNTLREQTAGLTAELQQRQTEYEDLMGQKDDLNSQLQESLRANSRLLEQLQELGQEKEQLTQELQEARKSAEKRKAMLDELAMETLQEKSQHKEELGAVRLRHEKEVLGVRARYERELRELHEDKKRQEEELRGQIREEKARTRELETLQQTVEELQAQVHSMDGAKGWFERRLKEAEESLQQQQQEQEEALKQCREQHAGELKSKEEELQGVRDQLQQAQEERDCHLKTISSLKQEVKDTVDGQRILEKKGSAALKDLKRQLHLERKRADKLQERLQDILTNSKSRSGLEELVLSEMNSPSRTQTGDSSSISSFSYREILREKESSTVPARSLSSSPQAQPPRPAELSDEEVAELFQRLAETQQEKWMLEEKVKHLEVSSASMAEDLCRKSAIIETYVMDSRIDVSVAAGHTDRSGLGSVLRDLVKPGDENLREMNKKLQNMLEEQLTKNMHLHKDMEVLSQEIVRLSKECVGSPDPDLEPGEAS, encoded by the exons ATGGCGCAAGCTCTGTCTGAGGAGGAGTTTCAACGGATGCAG GCTCAGCTCCTAGAACTCCGGACAAACAACTACCAGCTTTCAGATGAACTACGCAAGAATGGTGTTG AACTTACCAGTCTTCGACAGAAGGTCGCCTACCTGGATAAGGAGTTCAACAAAGCTCAGAAG GCACTGAGCAAGAGCAAGAAAGCTCAG CTCTGTAGCCAGATGGAACAGCTGGAGCGGGAGAACCAGCAACTGAAGGATGGGGctgccagggcaggggctgcCCAAGCCGGGAGCCTTGTGGATGGGGAGCTGCTGAGACTGCAGGCAGAGAACACAGCCTTGCAGAAGAACGTGGCAG CCCTGCAGGAGCGCTACGGGAAAGAGGCTGGGAGGTCCCCAGCTGCCAGTGAGGATCAAGGGGATCCCTTGGGGGGCCCAGCTTCCCCTGTCCTGGCCCCCATGCCATTGGCAGAAGTGGAGCTGAAATGGGAaatggagaaggaggaaaagagactGCTCTGGGAGCAACTGCAAGGCTTGGAG CAGACCTTGAAGCAGGCTGAAACATCCAGGCTGCAGGAAGAACTTGCTAAG CTTGCcgagaaactgaaaaagaaacaagaaag TTTTTGCCGTCTGCAGACAGAAAAGGAGACGCTATTCAATGACAGCCG GAACAAGATTGAGGAGTTACAACAGCGGAAGGAAGCTGATCTCAAAGCCCAGTTGGCTCGAACTCAGAAGCTGCAGCAGGAACTTGAGGCTGCCAATCAG AGCTTGGCAGAGCTGAGAGATCAGCGGCAGGGGGAGCTCCTGGAGCATGCGGCAGCTCTGCGAGCCCTACAAGATCAG GTGTCCATCCAGAGTGCAGATGCGCAGGAACAAGTGGAAGGACTTTTGGCTGAGAACAATGCCTTGAGGACTAGCCTGGCTGCCCTGGAGCAG ATCCAAACAGCAAAGACCCAAGAACTGAATACGCTCCGGGAACAGACTGCTGGGCTGACAGCTGAGTTGCAGCAGCGGCAGACTGAGTATGAGGACCTCATGGGACAGAAAGATGACCTCAACTCCCAGCTCCAG GAGTCATTGCGAGCCAATAGTCGGCTGCTGGAACAACTTCAGGAGCTCGGGCAGGAGAAGGAGCAATTGACCCAGGAACTACAGGAGGCTCGTAAG AGTGCTGAGAAGCGGAAGGCCATGCTGGATGAGCTAGCCATGGAGACGCTGCAGGAGAAGTCCCAGCACAAGGAGGAGCTGGGAGCAGTCCGACTACGGCACGAGAAGGAAGTGCTGGGGGTGCGCGCCCGCTACGAGCGTGAGCTCCGTGAGCTACATGAAGACAAGAAGCGGCAGGAGGAGGAGCTGCGCGGGCAGATCCGCGAGGAGAAG GCCCGAACGCGGGAGCTGGAGACTCTCCAGCAGACAGTGGAAGAACTTCAAGCTCAGGTACACTCCATGGATGGAGCCAAGGGCTGGTTTGAACGGCGCTTGAAGGAGGCTGAG GAAtctctgcagcagcagcagcaggaacaaGAGGAAGCCCTCAAGCAGTGTCGGGAGCAGCACGCCGGCGAGCTGAAG AGCAAGGAAGAGGAGCTGCAGGGTGTGCGGGATCAGCTCCAACAGGCCCAGGAGGAGCGGGACTGCCACCTGAAGACCATCAGCAGCCTGAAGCAG GAGGTGAAGGACACGGTGGATGGGCAGCGAATCCTGGAGAAGAAGGGCAGTGCTGCG CTCAAGGACCTCAAACGGCAGCTGCACCTGGAGCGGAAACGGGCGGATAAACTGCAGGAGCGGTTGCAGGACATCCTCACCAATAGCAAGAGCCGCTCAG gGCTCGAGGAGCTGGTTCTATCAGAGATGAATTCACCAAGCCGGACCCAGACTGGGGACAGCAGTAGCATCTCCTCCTTCAGCTACCGCGAGATCTTGCGGGAGAAGGAGAGCTCGACTGTTCCAGCCAGG TCCTTATCCAGCAGCCCTCAGGCCCAGCCCCCGCGGCCAGCAGAGCTGTCAGATGAGGAAGTGGCTGAGCTCTTTCAGCGCCTGGCAGAGACGCAGCAGGAGAAGTGGATGCTGGAGGAGAAG GTGAAGCACCTGGAGGTGAGCAGTGCGTCCATGGCAGAGGACCTCTGCCGGAAGAGCGCCATCATCGAGACCTATGTCATGGACAGCCGGATTG ATGTGTCTGTGGCAGCAGGCCACACAGACCGTAGTGGGCTGGGCAGCGTCCTGAGAGACCTAGTGAAGCCAGGCGACGAGAACCTTCGGGAGATGAACAAGAAGTTACAGAACATGCTGGAGGAACAGCTCACCAAGAATATGCACTTGCACAAG GACATGGAAGTTCTGTCCCAGGAAATTGTGCGGCTCAGCAAGGAGTGCGTGGGGTCCCCCGACCCAGACCTAGAGCCGGGAGAAGCCAGCTAA
- the GRIPAP1 gene encoding GRIP1-associated protein 1 isoform X3, whose translation MAQALSEEEFQRMQAQLLELRTNNYQLSDELRKNGVELTSLRQKVAYLDKEFNKAQKALSKSKKAQEVEGLLSENEMLQAKLHSQEEDFRLQNSTLMAEFSKLCSQMEQLERENQQLKDGAARAGAAQAGSLVDGELLRLQAENTALQKNVAALQERYGKEAGRSPAASEDQGDPLGGPASPVLAPMPLAEVELKWEMEKEEKRLLWEQLQGLEQTLKQAETSRLQEELAKLAEKLKKKQESFCRLQTEKETLFNDSRNKIEELQQRKEADLKAQLARTQKLQQELEAANQSLAELRDQRQGELLEHAAALRALQDQVSIQSADAQEQVEGLLAENNALRTSLAALEQIQTAKTQELNTLREQTAGLTAELQQRQTEYEDLMGQKDDLNSQLQESLRANSRLLEQLQELGQEKEQLTQELQEARKSAEKRKAMLDELAMETLQEKSQHKEELGAVRLRHEKEVLGVRARYERELRELHEDKKRQEEELRGQIREEKARTRELETLQQTVEELQAQVHSMDGAKGWFERRLKEAEESLQQQQQEQEEALKQCREQHAGELKSKEEELQGVRDQLQQAQEERDCHLKTISSLKQEVKDTVDGQRILEKKGSAALKDLKRQLHLERKRADKLQERLQDILTNSKSRSGLEELVLSEMNSPSRTQTGDSSSISSFSYREILREKESSTVPARSLSSSPQAQPPRPAELSDEEVAELFQRLAETQQEKWMLEEKVKHLEVSSASMAEDLCRKSAIIETYVMDSRIGHGSSVPGNCAAQQGVRGVPRPRPRAGRSQLKTCRLHPLPPFPTRHSLGLWWENGGQRQNQIGWETGH comes from the exons ATGGCGCAAGCTCTGTCTGAGGAGGAGTTTCAACGGATGCAG GCTCAGCTCCTAGAACTCCGGACAAACAACTACCAGCTTTCAGATGAACTACGCAAGAATGGTGTTG AACTTACCAGTCTTCGACAGAAGGTCGCCTACCTGGATAAGGAGTTCAACAAAGCTCAGAAG GCACTGAGCAAGAGCAAGAAAGCTCAG GAAGTCGAGGGGCTGCTGAGTGAAAATGAGATGCTGCAGGCAAAGCTGCACAGCCAGGAGGAGGACTTCCGTTTGCAGAACAGCACGCTTATGGCCGAGTTCAGCAAG CTCTGTAGCCAGATGGAACAGCTGGAGCGGGAGAACCAGCAACTGAAGGATGGGGctgccagggcaggggctgcCCAAGCCGGGAGCCTTGTGGATGGGGAGCTGCTGAGACTGCAGGCAGAGAACACAGCCTTGCAGAAGAACGTGGCAG CCCTGCAGGAGCGCTACGGGAAAGAGGCTGGGAGGTCCCCAGCTGCCAGTGAGGATCAAGGGGATCCCTTGGGGGGCCCAGCTTCCCCTGTCCTGGCCCCCATGCCATTGGCAGAAGTGGAGCTGAAATGGGAaatggagaaggaggaaaagagactGCTCTGGGAGCAACTGCAAGGCTTGGAG CAGACCTTGAAGCAGGCTGAAACATCCAGGCTGCAGGAAGAACTTGCTAAG CTTGCcgagaaactgaaaaagaaacaagaaag TTTTTGCCGTCTGCAGACAGAAAAGGAGACGCTATTCAATGACAGCCG GAACAAGATTGAGGAGTTACAACAGCGGAAGGAAGCTGATCTCAAAGCCCAGTTGGCTCGAACTCAGAAGCTGCAGCAGGAACTTGAGGCTGCCAATCAG AGCTTGGCAGAGCTGAGAGATCAGCGGCAGGGGGAGCTCCTGGAGCATGCGGCAGCTCTGCGAGCCCTACAAGATCAG GTGTCCATCCAGAGTGCAGATGCGCAGGAACAAGTGGAAGGACTTTTGGCTGAGAACAATGCCTTGAGGACTAGCCTGGCTGCCCTGGAGCAG ATCCAAACAGCAAAGACCCAAGAACTGAATACGCTCCGGGAACAGACTGCTGGGCTGACAGCTGAGTTGCAGCAGCGGCAGACTGAGTATGAGGACCTCATGGGACAGAAAGATGACCTCAACTCCCAGCTCCAG GAGTCATTGCGAGCCAATAGTCGGCTGCTGGAACAACTTCAGGAGCTCGGGCAGGAGAAGGAGCAATTGACCCAGGAACTACAGGAGGCTCGTAAG AGTGCTGAGAAGCGGAAGGCCATGCTGGATGAGCTAGCCATGGAGACGCTGCAGGAGAAGTCCCAGCACAAGGAGGAGCTGGGAGCAGTCCGACTACGGCACGAGAAGGAAGTGCTGGGGGTGCGCGCCCGCTACGAGCGTGAGCTCCGTGAGCTACATGAAGACAAGAAGCGGCAGGAGGAGGAGCTGCGCGGGCAGATCCGCGAGGAGAAG GCCCGAACGCGGGAGCTGGAGACTCTCCAGCAGACAGTGGAAGAACTTCAAGCTCAGGTACACTCCATGGATGGAGCCAAGGGCTGGTTTGAACGGCGCTTGAAGGAGGCTGAG GAAtctctgcagcagcagcagcaggaacaaGAGGAAGCCCTCAAGCAGTGTCGGGAGCAGCACGCCGGCGAGCTGAAG AGCAAGGAAGAGGAGCTGCAGGGTGTGCGGGATCAGCTCCAACAGGCCCAGGAGGAGCGGGACTGCCACCTGAAGACCATCAGCAGCCTGAAGCAG GAGGTGAAGGACACGGTGGATGGGCAGCGAATCCTGGAGAAGAAGGGCAGTGCTGCG CTCAAGGACCTCAAACGGCAGCTGCACCTGGAGCGGAAACGGGCGGATAAACTGCAGGAGCGGTTGCAGGACATCCTCACCAATAGCAAGAGCCGCTCAG gGCTCGAGGAGCTGGTTCTATCAGAGATGAATTCACCAAGCCGGACCCAGACTGGGGACAGCAGTAGCATCTCCTCCTTCAGCTACCGCGAGATCTTGCGGGAGAAGGAGAGCTCGACTGTTCCAGCCAGG TCCTTATCCAGCAGCCCTCAGGCCCAGCCCCCGCGGCCAGCAGAGCTGTCAGATGAGGAAGTGGCTGAGCTCTTTCAGCGCCTGGCAGAGACGCAGCAGGAGAAGTGGATGCTGGAGGAGAAG GTGAAGCACCTGGAGGTGAGCAGTGCGTCCATGGCAGAGGACCTCTGCCGGAAGAGCGCCATCATCGAGACCTATGTCATGGACAGCCGGATTG GACATGGAAGTTCTGTCCCAGGAAATTGTGCGGCTCAGCAAGGAGTGCGTGGGGTCCCCCGACCCAGACCTAGAGCCGGGAGAAGCCAGCTAAAGACCTGCAGGCTGCAcccactccctcccttccccacccgccATTCCCTTGGGCTGTGGTGGGAAAATGGGGGCCAGCGCCAAAATCAGATAGGTTGGGAGACTGGACATTAA
- the GRIPAP1 gene encoding GRIP1-associated protein 1 isoform X1, producing the protein MAQALSEEEFQRMQAQLLELRTNNYQLSDELRKNGVELTSLRQKVAYLDKEFNKAQKALSKSKKAQEVEGLLSENEMLQAKLHSQEEDFRLQNSTLMAEFSKLCSQMEQLERENQQLKDGAARAGAAQAGSLVDGELLRLQAENTALQKNVAALQERYGKEAGRSPAASEDQGDPLGGPASPVLAPMPLAEVELKWEMEKEEKRLLWEQLQGLEQTLKQAETSRLQEELAKLAEKLKKKQESFCRLQTEKETLFNDSRNKIEELQQRKEADLKAQLARTQKLQQELEAANQSLAELRDQRQGELLEHAAALRALQDQVSIQSADAQEQVEGLLAENNALRTSLAALEQIQTAKTQELNTLREQTAGLTAELQQRQTEYEDLMGQKDDLNSQLQESLRANSRLLEQLQELGQEKEQLTQELQEARKSAEKRKAMLDELAMETLQEKSQHKEELGAVRLRHEKEVLGVRARYERELRELHEDKKRQEEELRGQIREEKARTRELETLQQTVEELQAQVHSMDGAKGWFERRLKEAEESLQQQQQEQEEALKQCREQHAGELKSKEEELQGVRDQLQQAQEERDCHLKTISSLKQEVKDTVDGQRILEKKGSAALKDLKRQLHLERKRADKLQERLQDILTNSKSRSGLEELVLSEMNSPSRTQTGDSSSISSFSYREILREKESSTVPARSLSSSPQAQPPRPAELSDEEVAELFQRLAETQQEKWMLEEKVKHLEVSSASMAEDLCRKSAIIETYVMDSRIDVSVAAGHTDRSGLGSVLRDLVKPGDENLREMNKKLQNMLEEQLTKNMHLHKDMEVLSQEIVRLSKECVGSPDPDLEPGEAS; encoded by the exons ATGGCGCAAGCTCTGTCTGAGGAGGAGTTTCAACGGATGCAG GCTCAGCTCCTAGAACTCCGGACAAACAACTACCAGCTTTCAGATGAACTACGCAAGAATGGTGTTG AACTTACCAGTCTTCGACAGAAGGTCGCCTACCTGGATAAGGAGTTCAACAAAGCTCAGAAG GCACTGAGCAAGAGCAAGAAAGCTCAG GAAGTCGAGGGGCTGCTGAGTGAAAATGAGATGCTGCAGGCAAAGCTGCACAGCCAGGAGGAGGACTTCCGTTTGCAGAACAGCACGCTTATGGCCGAGTTCAGCAAG CTCTGTAGCCAGATGGAACAGCTGGAGCGGGAGAACCAGCAACTGAAGGATGGGGctgccagggcaggggctgcCCAAGCCGGGAGCCTTGTGGATGGGGAGCTGCTGAGACTGCAGGCAGAGAACACAGCCTTGCAGAAGAACGTGGCAG CCCTGCAGGAGCGCTACGGGAAAGAGGCTGGGAGGTCCCCAGCTGCCAGTGAGGATCAAGGGGATCCCTTGGGGGGCCCAGCTTCCCCTGTCCTGGCCCCCATGCCATTGGCAGAAGTGGAGCTGAAATGGGAaatggagaaggaggaaaagagactGCTCTGGGAGCAACTGCAAGGCTTGGAG CAGACCTTGAAGCAGGCTGAAACATCCAGGCTGCAGGAAGAACTTGCTAAG CTTGCcgagaaactgaaaaagaaacaagaaag TTTTTGCCGTCTGCAGACAGAAAAGGAGACGCTATTCAATGACAGCCG GAACAAGATTGAGGAGTTACAACAGCGGAAGGAAGCTGATCTCAAAGCCCAGTTGGCTCGAACTCAGAAGCTGCAGCAGGAACTTGAGGCTGCCAATCAG AGCTTGGCAGAGCTGAGAGATCAGCGGCAGGGGGAGCTCCTGGAGCATGCGGCAGCTCTGCGAGCCCTACAAGATCAG GTGTCCATCCAGAGTGCAGATGCGCAGGAACAAGTGGAAGGACTTTTGGCTGAGAACAATGCCTTGAGGACTAGCCTGGCTGCCCTGGAGCAG ATCCAAACAGCAAAGACCCAAGAACTGAATACGCTCCGGGAACAGACTGCTGGGCTGACAGCTGAGTTGCAGCAGCGGCAGACTGAGTATGAGGACCTCATGGGACAGAAAGATGACCTCAACTCCCAGCTCCAG GAGTCATTGCGAGCCAATAGTCGGCTGCTGGAACAACTTCAGGAGCTCGGGCAGGAGAAGGAGCAATTGACCCAGGAACTACAGGAGGCTCGTAAG AGTGCTGAGAAGCGGAAGGCCATGCTGGATGAGCTAGCCATGGAGACGCTGCAGGAGAAGTCCCAGCACAAGGAGGAGCTGGGAGCAGTCCGACTACGGCACGAGAAGGAAGTGCTGGGGGTGCGCGCCCGCTACGAGCGTGAGCTCCGTGAGCTACATGAAGACAAGAAGCGGCAGGAGGAGGAGCTGCGCGGGCAGATCCGCGAGGAGAAG GCCCGAACGCGGGAGCTGGAGACTCTCCAGCAGACAGTGGAAGAACTTCAAGCTCAGGTACACTCCATGGATGGAGCCAAGGGCTGGTTTGAACGGCGCTTGAAGGAGGCTGAG GAAtctctgcagcagcagcagcaggaacaaGAGGAAGCCCTCAAGCAGTGTCGGGAGCAGCACGCCGGCGAGCTGAAG AGCAAGGAAGAGGAGCTGCAGGGTGTGCGGGATCAGCTCCAACAGGCCCAGGAGGAGCGGGACTGCCACCTGAAGACCATCAGCAGCCTGAAGCAG GAGGTGAAGGACACGGTGGATGGGCAGCGAATCCTGGAGAAGAAGGGCAGTGCTGCG CTCAAGGACCTCAAACGGCAGCTGCACCTGGAGCGGAAACGGGCGGATAAACTGCAGGAGCGGTTGCAGGACATCCTCACCAATAGCAAGAGCCGCTCAG gGCTCGAGGAGCTGGTTCTATCAGAGATGAATTCACCAAGCCGGACCCAGACTGGGGACAGCAGTAGCATCTCCTCCTTCAGCTACCGCGAGATCTTGCGGGAGAAGGAGAGCTCGACTGTTCCAGCCAGG TCCTTATCCAGCAGCCCTCAGGCCCAGCCCCCGCGGCCAGCAGAGCTGTCAGATGAGGAAGTGGCTGAGCTCTTTCAGCGCCTGGCAGAGACGCAGCAGGAGAAGTGGATGCTGGAGGAGAAG GTGAAGCACCTGGAGGTGAGCAGTGCGTCCATGGCAGAGGACCTCTGCCGGAAGAGCGCCATCATCGAGACCTATGTCATGGACAGCCGGATTG ATGTGTCTGTGGCAGCAGGCCACACAGACCGTAGTGGGCTGGGCAGCGTCCTGAGAGACCTAGTGAAGCCAGGCGACGAGAACCTTCGGGAGATGAACAAGAAGTTACAGAACATGCTGGAGGAACAGCTCACCAAGAATATGCACTTGCACAAG GACATGGAAGTTCTGTCCCAGGAAATTGTGCGGCTCAGCAAGGAGTGCGTGGGGTCCCCCGACCCAGACCTAGAGCCGGGAGAAGCCAGCTAA
- the GRIPAP1 gene encoding GRIP1-associated protein 1 isoform X2: MAQALSEEEFQRMQAQLLELRTNNYQLSDELRKNGVELTSLRQKVAYLDKEFNKAQKALSKSKKAQEVEGLLSENEMLQAKLHSQEEDFRLQNSTLMAEFSKLCSQMEQLERENQQLKDGAARAGAAQAGSLVDGELLRLQAENTALQKNVAALQERYGKEAGRSPAASEDQGDPLGGPASPVLAPMPLAEVELKWEMEKEEKRLLWEQLQGLETLKQAETSRLQEELAKLAEKLKKKQESFCRLQTEKETLFNDSRNKIEELQQRKEADLKAQLARTQKLQQELEAANQSLAELRDQRQGELLEHAAALRALQDQVSIQSADAQEQVEGLLAENNALRTSLAALEQIQTAKTQELNTLREQTAGLTAELQQRQTEYEDLMGQKDDLNSQLQESLRANSRLLEQLQELGQEKEQLTQELQEARKSAEKRKAMLDELAMETLQEKSQHKEELGAVRLRHEKEVLGVRARYERELRELHEDKKRQEEELRGQIREEKARTRELETLQQTVEELQAQVHSMDGAKGWFERRLKEAEESLQQQQQEQEEALKQCREQHAGELKSKEEELQGVRDQLQQAQEERDCHLKTISSLKQEVKDTVDGQRILEKKGSAALKDLKRQLHLERKRADKLQERLQDILTNSKSRSGLEELVLSEMNSPSRTQTGDSSSISSFSYREILREKESSTVPARSLSSSPQAQPPRPAELSDEEVAELFQRLAETQQEKWMLEEKVKHLEVSSASMAEDLCRKSAIIETYVMDSRIDVSVAAGHTDRSGLGSVLRDLVKPGDENLREMNKKLQNMLEEQLTKNMHLHKDMEVLSQEIVRLSKECVGSPDPDLEPGEAS, from the exons ATGGCGCAAGCTCTGTCTGAGGAGGAGTTTCAACGGATGCAG GCTCAGCTCCTAGAACTCCGGACAAACAACTACCAGCTTTCAGATGAACTACGCAAGAATGGTGTTG AACTTACCAGTCTTCGACAGAAGGTCGCCTACCTGGATAAGGAGTTCAACAAAGCTCAGAAG GCACTGAGCAAGAGCAAGAAAGCTCAG GAAGTCGAGGGGCTGCTGAGTGAAAATGAGATGCTGCAGGCAAAGCTGCACAGCCAGGAGGAGGACTTCCGTTTGCAGAACAGCACGCTTATGGCCGAGTTCAGCAAG CTCTGTAGCCAGATGGAACAGCTGGAGCGGGAGAACCAGCAACTGAAGGATGGGGctgccagggcaggggctgcCCAAGCCGGGAGCCTTGTGGATGGGGAGCTGCTGAGACTGCAGGCAGAGAACACAGCCTTGCAGAAGAACGTGGCAG CCCTGCAGGAGCGCTACGGGAAAGAGGCTGGGAGGTCCCCAGCTGCCAGTGAGGATCAAGGGGATCCCTTGGGGGGCCCAGCTTCCCCTGTCCTGGCCCCCATGCCATTGGCAGAAGTGGAGCTGAAATGGGAaatggagaaggaggaaaagagactGCTCTGGGAGCAACTGCAAGGCTTGGAG ACCTTGAAGCAGGCTGAAACATCCAGGCTGCAGGAAGAACTTGCTAAG CTTGCcgagaaactgaaaaagaaacaagaaag TTTTTGCCGTCTGCAGACAGAAAAGGAGACGCTATTCAATGACAGCCG GAACAAGATTGAGGAGTTACAACAGCGGAAGGAAGCTGATCTCAAAGCCCAGTTGGCTCGAACTCAGAAGCTGCAGCAGGAACTTGAGGCTGCCAATCAG AGCTTGGCAGAGCTGAGAGATCAGCGGCAGGGGGAGCTCCTGGAGCATGCGGCAGCTCTGCGAGCCCTACAAGATCAG GTGTCCATCCAGAGTGCAGATGCGCAGGAACAAGTGGAAGGACTTTTGGCTGAGAACAATGCCTTGAGGACTAGCCTGGCTGCCCTGGAGCAG ATCCAAACAGCAAAGACCCAAGAACTGAATACGCTCCGGGAACAGACTGCTGGGCTGACAGCTGAGTTGCAGCAGCGGCAGACTGAGTATGAGGACCTCATGGGACAGAAAGATGACCTCAACTCCCAGCTCCAG GAGTCATTGCGAGCCAATAGTCGGCTGCTGGAACAACTTCAGGAGCTCGGGCAGGAGAAGGAGCAATTGACCCAGGAACTACAGGAGGCTCGTAAG AGTGCTGAGAAGCGGAAGGCCATGCTGGATGAGCTAGCCATGGAGACGCTGCAGGAGAAGTCCCAGCACAAGGAGGAGCTGGGAGCAGTCCGACTACGGCACGAGAAGGAAGTGCTGGGGGTGCGCGCCCGCTACGAGCGTGAGCTCCGTGAGCTACATGAAGACAAGAAGCGGCAGGAGGAGGAGCTGCGCGGGCAGATCCGCGAGGAGAAG GCCCGAACGCGGGAGCTGGAGACTCTCCAGCAGACAGTGGAAGAACTTCAAGCTCAGGTACACTCCATGGATGGAGCCAAGGGCTGGTTTGAACGGCGCTTGAAGGAGGCTGAG GAAtctctgcagcagcagcagcaggaacaaGAGGAAGCCCTCAAGCAGTGTCGGGAGCAGCACGCCGGCGAGCTGAAG AGCAAGGAAGAGGAGCTGCAGGGTGTGCGGGATCAGCTCCAACAGGCCCAGGAGGAGCGGGACTGCCACCTGAAGACCATCAGCAGCCTGAAGCAG GAGGTGAAGGACACGGTGGATGGGCAGCGAATCCTGGAGAAGAAGGGCAGTGCTGCG CTCAAGGACCTCAAACGGCAGCTGCACCTGGAGCGGAAACGGGCGGATAAACTGCAGGAGCGGTTGCAGGACATCCTCACCAATAGCAAGAGCCGCTCAG gGCTCGAGGAGCTGGTTCTATCAGAGATGAATTCACCAAGCCGGACCCAGACTGGGGACAGCAGTAGCATCTCCTCCTTCAGCTACCGCGAGATCTTGCGGGAGAAGGAGAGCTCGACTGTTCCAGCCAGG TCCTTATCCAGCAGCCCTCAGGCCCAGCCCCCGCGGCCAGCAGAGCTGTCAGATGAGGAAGTGGCTGAGCTCTTTCAGCGCCTGGCAGAGACGCAGCAGGAGAAGTGGATGCTGGAGGAGAAG GTGAAGCACCTGGAGGTGAGCAGTGCGTCCATGGCAGAGGACCTCTGCCGGAAGAGCGCCATCATCGAGACCTATGTCATGGACAGCCGGATTG ATGTGTCTGTGGCAGCAGGCCACACAGACCGTAGTGGGCTGGGCAGCGTCCTGAGAGACCTAGTGAAGCCAGGCGACGAGAACCTTCGGGAGATGAACAAGAAGTTACAGAACATGCTGGAGGAACAGCTCACCAAGAATATGCACTTGCACAAG GACATGGAAGTTCTGTCCCAGGAAATTGTGCGGCTCAGCAAGGAGTGCGTGGGGTCCCCCGACCCAGACCTAGAGCCGGGAGAAGCCAGCTAA